A window from Marinagarivorans cellulosilyticus encodes these proteins:
- the murB gene encoding UDP-N-acetylmuramate dehydrogenase has protein sequence MPITDWQSHLDISHLNTMAMPCVAEHYAEVSAEDALVSAIKAAQAQHLSLHVLGGGSNVLCPPLIQGLVLRPLIKGIFSDIQHKKGQVLLTVGAGENWHQLVEWTLGQGYYGIENLALIPGCVGAAPIQNIGAYGVELSDVLDSVKWFDLQTHSFKTFSAEACELGYRESVFKQRLKGQAIITAVTLKLSLEPSPVIHYKPLAEYFANSAGPVTPKAVFDAVCKQRNAKLPNPGAIPNSGSFFKNPVVSLSQLTRLQKKSPSIPFYPQPNGCAKIPAAWLIDQCGLKGCQVHGLVVHAKQALVLTNPKRLELSAVINASEEIAATVRQRFDVQLEREPQILGA, from the coding sequence ATGCCTATAACCGACTGGCAAAGTCATTTAGATATTAGCCATTTAAATACAATGGCTATGCCCTGTGTTGCTGAGCATTATGCAGAGGTCTCGGCTGAAGATGCCTTAGTCTCGGCTATTAAGGCTGCACAAGCTCAACACTTGTCTTTACATGTTCTGGGTGGCGGCAGTAATGTCTTGTGCCCCCCGCTTATACAAGGTTTAGTGCTGCGCCCTTTAATAAAAGGCATATTCAGCGATATTCAGCACAAAAAAGGGCAGGTTTTGTTAACGGTAGGCGCTGGTGAAAATTGGCATCAGCTTGTTGAGTGGACACTGGGGCAAGGTTATTACGGTATAGAGAATCTTGCGCTTATTCCTGGTTGTGTTGGTGCTGCGCCAATTCAAAATATTGGTGCTTACGGTGTAGAGTTAAGTGACGTACTGGATTCAGTAAAATGGTTTGATTTACAAACTCATAGCTTTAAAACCTTTAGCGCTGAAGCGTGTGAATTAGGTTACAGGGAGAGTGTTTTTAAACAGCGTTTAAAAGGGCAGGCCATTATTACTGCGGTAACATTAAAGCTTAGCTTGGAGCCTTCGCCAGTAATCCACTACAAACCCTTAGCCGAGTACTTTGCGAATAGTGCAGGGCCAGTTACACCAAAAGCTGTTTTTGATGCCGTTTGCAAGCAGCGTAACGCTAAGCTACCTAACCCTGGCGCTATTCCCAATAGCGGCAGTTTTTTTAAAAACCCGGTAGTTTCTTTATCGCAATTAACCCGGTTGCAAAAAAAATCTCCTAGTATTCCCTTTTATCCTCAGCCTAACGGTTGTGCCAAAATCCCTGCGGCTTGGTTAATTGACCAGTGCGGTTTAAAAGGTTGCCAAGTTCACGGTCTTGTTGTTCATGCCAAGCAGGCGCTGGTTTTAACTAACCCTAAAAGACTTGAGCTAAGTGCCGTTATCAATGCGAGTGAAGAAATCGCTGCGACTGTGCGGCAGCGTTTTGATGTGCAGCTAGAGCGAGAGCCGCAAATATTGGGTGCATAA
- a CDS encoding sensor domain-containing diguanylate cyclase: MKPYAAAFLLAFLAFALPAWGDTVALIKTDSTEKTAVGPGVSFIEDPEGVLTFADVQKPSLGWKINTEGVFNQGYNKSSWWLRFTVVNTQYKSSWLLEIAYAVLDNIDVYVVSPDGDVKEYFMGDQLPFGHRPVNHRHFVVPLKLKKFEQATFYIRLKTSSSVQLPMMLASDSMFREIDVAHTLLEGIWVGGLLIIALYNFLMFLVLRSRDYLYYVANIFSVMFFVFCLHGWGYQYLWPEAIAWNDKSALIFLAFILISSWIFTGSFLNVYAISPFLRFAQIAGILLVSLVGAFILYVPYDVAIRVIIPVAVVSCFWGFLCAIASWLQGNTSARYYMLAWSVFLAGGVVMALNKFHFLPLNLWTRFAIQIGSLLDVLLFSLALADRFNKERALRLEAEREALLIQKKANETLERRVEQRTQDLEVANQKLKELSDTDQLLGIYNRRFLDGALEKIFLSSLRRKHNMAVLLIDVDHFKAINDTHGHLVGDECLKMVTKRLQQHVCLPGDIIARYGGEEFCIILPETTMDDALDIAERIRICVASEPIFTSVGPLVITVSLGVSASVPRSGEAPLGYLDSADMALYRAKNSGRNCVKNSADVLDH, from the coding sequence TTGAAGCCTTATGCTGCTGCCTTTTTGTTGGCTTTTCTTGCTTTTGCGTTGCCTGCGTGGGGCGATACGGTTGCACTAATTAAAACAGACTCGACTGAAAAAACGGCTGTCGGCCCAGGGGTTTCTTTTATCGAAGACCCCGAAGGCGTGCTGACATTCGCTGATGTGCAAAAACCTTCTTTGGGTTGGAAAATTAATACTGAGGGTGTTTTTAATCAGGGGTATAACAAATCTTCTTGGTGGTTACGTTTTACTGTCGTCAATACGCAGTATAAAAGTTCATGGCTGCTAGAAATTGCTTATGCTGTTCTTGATAATATTGATGTGTATGTTGTTTCACCGGATGGCGATGTAAAAGAATATTTTATGGGCGATCAGCTGCCTTTTGGACATAGACCGGTAAATCACCGCCATTTTGTTGTTCCTTTAAAGCTGAAAAAGTTCGAGCAAGCCACTTTTTATATTCGACTGAAAACCAGTAGCTCTGTTCAGCTGCCGATGATGTTAGCATCAGATTCGATGTTTCGAGAAATTGATGTTGCGCATACTTTATTGGAGGGTATATGGGTTGGTGGCTTGCTAATTATTGCCTTATATAATTTTTTGATGTTTCTGGTGTTGCGCAGCCGTGACTACCTTTATTATGTCGCAAACATTTTTAGTGTAATGTTTTTTGTGTTTTGTTTGCACGGTTGGGGCTATCAATATTTATGGCCTGAAGCTATTGCTTGGAATGATAAGTCGGCTCTTATTTTTCTTGCTTTTATTTTAATTTCCTCGTGGATATTTACCGGCAGCTTTCTTAATGTTTATGCTATATCGCCTTTTCTTCGATTTGCACAAATAGCCGGTATTCTTTTAGTTTCGCTAGTGGGTGCATTTATATTATATGTTCCTTATGATGTGGCTATTCGTGTGATTATTCCTGTTGCGGTGGTGTCTTGTTTTTGGGGGTTTTTATGCGCAATAGCTTCTTGGTTACAAGGTAATACATCGGCCCGTTATTATATGTTGGCTTGGTCTGTATTCTTAGCTGGTGGCGTTGTGATGGCATTAAATAAATTTCACTTTTTACCGTTAAATTTATGGACTAGGTTTGCCATTCAAATTGGTTCTTTATTGGATGTGCTGCTATTTTCACTTGCATTGGCCGACCGCTTTAATAAGGAACGGGCTTTGCGCCTTGAAGCCGAACGAGAAGCCTTATTAATTCAAAAGAAAGCCAACGAAACGCTTGAGCGACGAGTAGAACAACGCACCCAAGATTTAGAAGTCGCTAATCAAAAGTTAAAAGAGTTGAGCGACACCGACCAGCTATTGGGTATATATAATCGTCGCTTTCTTGATGGCGCATTAGAAAAAATATTCTTGTCTTCATTGCGTCGCAAACACAACATGGCTGTTTTATTGATCGATGTGGATCACTTCAAAGCTATCAATGATACCCATGGACATTTAGTAGGCGATGAGTGTCTTAAAATGGTGACTAAACGGTTGCAGCAGCATGTGTGTTTACCTGGCGATATCATCGCACGCTATGGTGGCGAGGAGTTCTGCATCATATTGCCAGAGACCACGATGGACGATGCCTTAGATATTGCCGAGCGCATTCGCATTTGTGTGGCGTCTGAGCCAATATTTACCAGTGTTGGCCCCTTAGTTATCACCGTAAGCCTTGGTGTTTCGGCTTCTGTCCCTAGGTCTGGAGAAGCGCCGCTAGGGTATTTAGATTCGGCTGATATGGCTCTTTACCGGGCAAAAAATAGCGGCCGAAATTGTGTAAAAAACTCGGCAGATGTATTGGACCATTAA
- the kdsB gene encoding 3-deoxy-manno-octulosonate cytidylyltransferase has product MSFIVVIPARYASTRLKGKPLIEFAGKPMIEHVYRAACASGAQKVVIATDDVGIEAAVQAFGGNVCMTRADHESGTDRLQEVAQYYGWADDQIIVNVQGDEPLIPPAVIDQVANNLAQNTTASASTLAWPVQSEAQMFDPNAVKVVADQQGLALYFSRAPIPWHRDSFQQQADITAAGAMRHIGIYGYKVGLLHQFVQWPMATLEGIEKLEQLRILANGQRIHVELACQEVPAGVDTDEDVKRIKALLEPK; this is encoded by the coding sequence GTGAGTTTTATCGTTGTTATTCCCGCCCGCTATGCGTCAACCCGATTAAAAGGCAAACCGTTAATTGAATTTGCTGGCAAGCCTATGATCGAGCATGTTTACCGTGCGGCTTGCGCAAGCGGTGCCCAAAAAGTTGTTATCGCCACCGATGATGTTGGTATTGAGGCGGCGGTTCAAGCTTTTGGTGGCAATGTGTGTATGACCCGCGCTGACCATGAATCGGGCACCGATCGGTTACAAGAGGTAGCGCAATATTATGGTTGGGCTGACGACCAAATTATTGTCAATGTGCAAGGGGACGAGCCTTTAATCCCGCCGGCGGTTATTGACCAGGTGGCTAATAATTTAGCGCAAAATACAACGGCCAGTGCATCGACTTTGGCGTGGCCAGTACAAAGTGAAGCGCAAATGTTCGACCCTAATGCCGTCAAGGTAGTGGCCGACCAGCAAGGGTTAGCATTGTATTTTTCACGCGCGCCCATCCCCTGGCACCGCGATAGTTTTCAGCAGCAAGCCGATATCACTGCCGCTGGTGCTATGCGCCATATTGGCATTTATGGTTATAAAGTAGGTTTGTTGCATCAATTTGTGCAATGGCCCATGGCCACACTAGAAGGCATAGAAAAGCTTGAGCAATTACGTATTTTGGCGAACGGCCAGCGCATACATGTTGAACTAGCTTGCCAAGAGGTGCCGGCAGGGGTCGATACAGATGAAGACGTAAAGCGAATAAAAGCTTTGCTAGAGCCCAAATAG
- a CDS encoding low molecular weight protein-tyrosine-phosphatase — protein sequence MAIKVLFVCLGNICRSPTAHGIFEALVKTRGLSDRIVVDSAGTAAWHTGNPPDSRSMAFARKRGFEIKHLRARQAIVEDFDEFDVILAMDNSNLQDLRELCPSHFTGHLGLFLDFAKAAESEVPDPYHGGDAGFEHVLDLVEDASEGLLEFLLQKKM from the coding sequence ATGGCAATTAAAGTACTTTTTGTGTGTTTGGGCAATATTTGCAGGTCGCCAACGGCGCATGGAATTTTCGAAGCATTAGTTAAAACGCGTGGGTTAAGTGATCGAATTGTTGTAGATTCTGCCGGTACGGCTGCTTGGCATACTGGCAATCCACCAGATAGCCGCAGTATGGCATTTGCGCGTAAGCGTGGTTTTGAAATAAAGCACTTGCGGGCGCGGCAAGCTATTGTTGAAGATTTTGACGAATTCGATGTTATTTTGGCGATGGATAATAGCAACCTGCAAGACTTGCGCGAGTTATGCCCAAGCCATTTTACTGGCCATTTAGGGCTGTTTTTAGACTTTGCTAAGGCAGCAGAATCTGAAGTGCCCGACCCCTACCATGGTGGCGATGCTGGTTTTGAGCATGTGCTGGATTTAGTCGAAGATGCTAGCGAAGGTTTGCTTGAATTTTTATTGCAAAAGAAAATGTAA